The following are from one region of the Salminus brasiliensis chromosome 14, fSalBra1.hap2, whole genome shotgun sequence genome:
- the haus7 gene encoding HAUS augmin-like complex subunit 7 has translation MAGDSKQQQLAVRVYSTLQNLGCPLVDGLYLREADRMQELLCTPSLHRMDILKWICIRICPSLREKFSTIKSEQSEEVVKEITRFGHEMMLCKPDDQELVQGLATSLRQLLFLDELLMIAQDSNETSSKENPSGNEGIRNEDLLNELMSPDHLSDLVQLMNPVCNPWSAHIREHLRATQLACAKTNHSKASDFNHRSHQRSGLGKIDNEDLVKAAELLQSTQSALAELRKECKFLQSDPGGPVASLSPCALKVAISDMAQLMTAFSHVYSTDFKGYCQRAPPVLNPHAHVFQSVHQLLHSCNMELEALQQLSETSSSLTETVRHRQTEKRYWAKGEKHTLPNQLEALKNRYTAFLNHYQS, from the exons ATGGCGGGGGATTCGAAACAGCAACAGCTGGCTGTGCGTGTTTACAGCACTCTTCAG AACCTTGGCTGTCCTTTGGTTGATGGACTTTATCTGAGGGAGGCTGACCGCATGCAGGAGCTTCTGTGTACACCCTCATTACATCGCATGGACATCCTGAAATGGATTTGCATCAG GATATGCCCGTCCCTGAGAGAGAAGTTCTCGACCATCAAATCTGAACAGTCAGAAGAAGTGGTCAAAG AAATCACACGGTTTGGACATGAAATGATGTTGTGTAAACCTGACGACCAGGAGTTAGTTCAG GGCCTGGCCACATCTTTACGACAGCTTTTGTTTTTGGATGAGCTTTTAATGATTGCCCAAGACAGTAACGAGACATCCTCTAA GGAGAATCCCTCTGGAAATGAAGGCATAAGGAATGAGGATCTCTTGAATGAGCTGATGTCCCCTGACCACCTGTCTGACCTGGTACAGCTTATGAATCCTGTTTGCAACCCTTGGTCTGCACACATCCGAGAACACCTAAGAGCGACGCAGTTAGCTTGTGCAAAGACAAACCACAGTAAAGCCAGTGATTTCAATCATAG GAGTCACCAGCGTTCAGGCCTAGGTAAAATTGACAACGAAGATCTGGTTAAAGCTGCAGAGCTACTGCAGTCCACTCAGAGTGCTTTAGCAGAGCTACGCAAAGAG TGCAAATTTCTGCAGTCAGACCCCGGAGGCCCTGTAGCCTCACTGTCACCCTGCGCTCTGAAAGTGGCCATATCTGACATGGCTCAGCTCATGACTGCCTTCAGCCATGTCTACAGCACAGACTTCAAGGGCTACTGCCAGAGAGCACCCCCTGTACTCAATCCACACGCACATGTGTTCCAGTCTGTACATCAGCTCCTGCACAGCTGCAACATG GAGCTGGAGGCTCTGCAGCAGCTCTCAGAAACCTCGTCCTCACTGACGGAGACAGTgagacatagacagacagagaaacgaTACTGGGCCAAGGGAGAAAAGCATACACTGC ctaATCAGCTGGAGGCCCTGAAGAATAGATACACTGCTTTTCTGAACCATTACCAAtcataa
- the LOC140576914 gene encoding ninjurin-1 produces the protein MEEEKQKSKREGFPLNKQGDVESLGQTGKAHWHMDMNHYATKKSAAQSMLDVALLMANSSQLKTVLQEGPEYRFYIPVITLITLSITLQVIVGLLLLFIVKSNLNDMRKQPKLNLMNNVTTVFVFFIVLINVFIAALGFDSGRTHTTAPAVLSQSDFTGDD, from the exons atggaggaagaaaagcaaaaGTCTAAAAGAGAGGGCTTTCCTTTAAACAAACAGGGGGATGTAGAG TCTCTGGGTCAGACAGGCAAGGCCCACTGGCACATGGATATGAACCACTACGCTACTAAGAAGAGTGCAGCTCAGAGCATGCTGGATGTTGCTCTGCTGATGGCCAACTCCTCTCAGTTAAAGACTGTACTGCAGGAAGGGCCCGAATACAGATTCTACATCCCTGTCATCACGCTCATCACTCTGTCCATTACACTGCAGGTCATTGTTGGCCTACTACTCTTATTCATCG TGAAATCTAATCTAAATGACATGAGGAAACAACCCAAACTCAATCTGATGAACAACGTGACCAcagtctttgtcttctttattgtCCTCATCAATGTCTTCATTGCTGCTTTGGGATTTGACTCTGGTCG GACTCATACGACGGCACCTGCTGTTCTTTCTCAGAGTGACTTTACTGGGGATGATTAA
- the emd gene encoding emerin (Emery-Dreifuss muscular dystrophy): MSSLSGKSAEELAKLLDEYKIKHGPIVDSTRKLYEKKLTEAMAKGTKPSSPDKTYYREEQEEITYVTYHPPVRQEGFGEIRRSMFKDDEIDNADEPLISRTQTTYQSTPRFRSTAYTSRSGQQDASPVAAKSEGSKSGGVPGWLRVLVFVIIAVFLYYVYSNMESAEQSPFGKIDA; encoded by the exons ATGTCCTCGCTGAGTGGCAAGTCTGCCGAGGAGCTTGCTAAACTCCTGGATGAGTATAAAATCAAACATGGACCCATTGTTG ATTCCACCAGGAAGCTTTATGAGAAGAAGCTGACAGAGGCCATGGCCAAAGGCACTAAGCCATCTTCTCCCGACAAGACGTACTACAGAGAAGAAC AGGAAGAAATTACATACGTTACATATCACCCACCA GTGAGACAGGAAGGCTTTGGAGA AATAAGAAGATCGATGTTCAAGGATGATGAAATAGATAATGCGGACGA GCCTCTCATCAGCCGCACTCAAACTACCTACCAGAGCACGCCCCGCTTCAGATCAACAGCCTACACAAGCAGATCCGGCCAACAGGATGCAAGTCCAGTGGCAGCCAAATCGGAGGGCAGCAAGTCAGGGGGTGTGCCAGGCTGGCTTCGAGTCTTGGTGTTTGTTATCATTGCAGTGTTTCTTTACTATGTGTACTCAAACATGGAGTCTGCAGAGCAAAGCCCCTTTGGGAAAATTGACGCATAG